A single region of the Raphanus sativus cultivar WK10039 chromosome 1, ASM80110v3, whole genome shotgun sequence genome encodes:
- the LOC108835919 gene encoding protein DETOXIFICATION 50-like has product MSQSNHVISNEVTIPLLQRMSLGEKLHLLKNNFVTEAGPIAIMFFPLVLSSGVSYLHTLFSMIFLRRHHSSILAGYSLGLATANFSAYAVFSGLTAGAETICSQAIGAKRYKLFHATIRRGMILLFFTSLLVLLLWINMERIMTMLNQDEKLASIAQTFLFCSIPDLFARSFLHPLRANLKTRSKTLPLSLLTLLASILHFRFLSFFVSHLGFEVQGVALSNVLSNIILVAFLFIYIKKKLATDDEEEEEEEEVTEESYEDRWREWKKLFGLAIPSCGMVCLEFWCYEIMTLLCGYLEKPEVAVASMGIIIQLTSLVYIFPHSFSSVVATRVGNELGSNRPHAARNAATVGLCFSVLLAITAFTLMFAFRNVWATFFTDDEAVIDLVSKVVPIVSLCELGNCTQTTVCGVLRGSARPRTGAFINAAAFYVVGFPVAYFTAFWFEFGLMGLWLGMLAAQITCVIGMMVAMYMTDWEREAERAGELTSVDNCRRDGDDVIEDMEEAEGLISRVESLSE; this is encoded by the coding sequence atgtctcaATCAAATCATGTGATCAGTAACGAAGTTACAATACCCTTACTCCAAAGAATGTCTCTTGGCGAGAAACTACATTTACTTAAAAATAACTTCGTCACTGAAGCAGGCCCAATCGCCATAATGTTTTTCCCATTAGTTCTCTCAAGTGGTGTCTCTTACCTTCACACCTTATTCTCTATGATTTTCCTACGCAGACATCATTCCTCCATTCTCGCTGGCTACTCCCTTGGCCTTGCTACCGCCAACTTTAGCGCTTACGCCGTCTTCTCCGGCTTGACCGCGGGCGCCGAAACCATCTGCTCACAAGCCATCGGCGCAAAACGCTATAAACTCTTCCATGCAACCATCCGGCGAGGAATGATCCTCCTCTTCTTCACATCACTCCTTGTTTTACTTCTCTGGATAAACATGGAGAGGATTATGACAATGTTGAACCAGGACGAGAAGCTTGCGTCCATAGCTCAAACCTTTCTGTTTTGCTCTATTCCAGATCTCTTTGCTCGGTCTTTCTTACACCCATTAAGAGCTAATCTCAAGACTCGGTCAAAGACTCTGCCTCTATCACTCTTGACATTACTGGCGAGTATTCTCCACTTTCGGTTCTTGTCCTTCTTCGTGTCGCACCTCGGTTTTGAGGTTCAAGGTGTCGCTTTGAGTAATGTTTTGTCAAATATTATCCTTGTCGCCTTTCTCTTCATCTACATCAAAAAAAAGCTAGCTACCGacgatgaggaggaggaggaggaggaggaggttacAGAGGAGTCGTATGAAGATCGTTGGAGAGAATGGAAGAAACTGTTTGGTCTGGCGATACCAAGTTGTGGGATGGTTTGTCTCGAGTTCTGGTGCTATGAGATAATGACTTTGCTTTGTGGTTATCTCGAAAAGCCTGAAGTAGCTGTTGCTTCAATGGGAATTATCATTCAACTCACTTCTCTTGTTTACATTTTCCCTCATTCCTTCAGCTCCGTAGTCGCGACTCGGGTCGGAAACGAGCTCGGTTCGAACCGGCCACACGCGGCTAGAAATGCCGCCACTGTCGGACTATGTTTCAGCGTTCTCCTCGCGATCACCGCTTTCACGCTCATGTTCGCGTTCAGAAACGTATGGGCTACGTTCTTCACGGATGATGAGGCCGTCATTGATTTAGTTTCAAAGGTTGTGCCGATAGTTAGCCTCTGCGAGCTAGGAAACTGCACTCAGACGACGGTATGCGGCGTTCTCAGAGGGTCGGCGAGGCCGAGGACGGGAGCTTTCATTAACGCGGCGGCGTTTTATGTGGTTGGTTTTCCTGTTGCGTATTTTACGGCgttttggtttgagtttgggTTAATGGGACTTTGGCTCGGGATGCTAGCAGCGCAGATAACTTGTGTGATTGGTATGATGGTGGCGATGTATATGACTGATTGGGAACGTGAGGCGGAAAGGGCTGGGGAGCTCACATCGGTGGATAACTGCAGACGCGACGGTGATGATGTCATCGAGGATATGGAGGAGGCTGAGGGGTTGATAAGTAGGGTCGAGTCTCTTTCTGAGTGA
- the LOC108809590 gene encoding uncharacterized protein LOC108809590: MANVCETCGDEGWVEALVFCDSCKVAAVHRYCCGITPVPIDGYVTWFCSDCDESDSTSDSTQVELEDNSNLEVSSSPPLPMEETGTTSDIPGSTKSNEKKKKTKRKKKRKIISQSVPDATVVENMEVSTKKQDGSENGKSDELNGSDKSGKKKKKKKRDRGEEKKNEESSKHFSPVPEAEGHGLQETITSVEPMKESKKRKCSESKESEELNVLAGNQVSAKKQDGSENGKSDELNGSDKSGTKKKMKKKKKKKSSKESSNHTSPVLKAVDCGHQDTTSVEALKESKKHKTSVSRDSDELVGSVRNAISVLEKRKTNEESSNHTAPVLAAKDNVEPAKAQESSASRRLNELAGLETNGASVSEGGNSTNVPDHTSCTTSKKRKLSSDNMQVTSVNMELPTNNSSCKEAESNMPQINELIPALNNGRAQPIWPPKWSGSVTVKQGNVCSIHGLVAHVSTLASPLVYEKARSLPTRLSAEMFPRSEIWPPSFLKNGQPADESIALYFFPSPDSNGEKGYYSLVDEMKKKDLAMRCLLDDVELLLFTSYQLPPPLRMFRSKEYLWGIFRRGKTSRL; this comes from the exons ATG GCGAATGTTTGTGAGACATGTGGGGACGAAGGTTGGGTAGAAGCGCTCGTTTTCTGTGACTCTTGTAAAGTGGCTGCTGTGCATCG CTATTGTTGTGGCATAACACCGGTTCCTATAGATGGCTACGTGACTTGGTTCTGTTCCGACTGTGATGAGAGTGACTCTACCTCTGATTCCACACAAGTCGAGCTTGAAGATAATAGCAATCTTGAGGTGTCTTCTTCACCACCATTACCAATGGAGGAGACTGGGACAACTAGTGATATCCCTGGTAGCACCAAATCTaacgaaaagaagaaaaagactaagaggaagaagaaaagaaaaatcatttctCAGTCCGTGCCAGATGCCACAGTTGTTGAGAACATGGAGGTGTCTACTAAGAAGCAAGATGGCTCAGAGAATGGAAAATCTGATGAACTGAACGGTTCAGACAAGagtggaaagaaaaaaaagaagaagaagagagacaggggagaagagaagaagaacgaAGAAAGCAGCAAACACTTCTCCCCGGTTCCAGAGGCTGAGGGACATGGGCTCCAGGAAACTATTACTAGTGTTGAACCTATGAAGGAGTCTAAGAAGCGAAAGTGCTCAGAAAGCAAAGAATCTGAGGAACTGAATGTTTTAGCAGGAAATCAAGTATCTGCTAAGAAGCAAGATGGCTCAGAGAATGGAAAATCTGATGAATTGAATGGTTCAGACAAGAGTGGAacgaaaaagaagatgaaaaagaagaagaaaaagaagagtagCAAAGAAAGCAGCAATCATACGTCACCGGTTCTAAAGGCTGTGGACTGTGGACATCAGGATACTACCAGTGTTGAAGCTTTGAAGGAGTCTAAGAAGCACAAAACATCAGTTAGCAGAGACTCTGATGAATTGGTTGGTTCAGTAAGGAATGCAATATCTGTCCtggagaagaggaagacgaaCGAAGAGAGCAGCAATCACACTGCACCGGTTTTAGCTGCTAAAGACAATGTTGAACCGGCAAAGGCGCAAGAAAGCTCAGCTAGCAGGAGACTTAATGAATTGGCTGGTTTAGAGACAAATGGAGCATCCGTCTCTGAAGGTGGTAATTCAACTAACGTGCCAGATCACACCTCTTGTACCACCAGCAAAAAGAGAAAATTAAGTTCTGACAACATGCAAGTTACTAGTGTAAATATGGAGTTACCTACTAATAACAGCTCTTGCAAAGAAGCTGAATCAAATATGCCTCAGATAAACGAGTTGATACCTGCACTGAACAATGGTAGAGCACAACCAATCTGGCCACCTAAGTGGAG TGGGTCGGTAACTGTAAAACAAGGAAACGTTTGTAGCATTCATGGACTTGTTGCTCATGTATCAACATTAGCGAGCCCTCTAGTCTATGAGAAAGCACGTTCGTTACCCACTCGCCTATCTGCTGAAATGTTTCCTAGGTCTGAAATATGGCCACCGAGCTTTCTCAAGAACGGACAACCTGCAGATGAGAGTATCGCGCTTTACTTCTTCCCTTCCCCTGATAG taaCGGTGAAAAGGGTTACTATTCCCTTGTTGatgaaatgaagaagaaagatttgGCGATGAGATGCTTGCTTGACGATGTGGAACTTCTACTTTTCACCTCTTATCAGTTACCACCGCCTTTGAGGA TGTTTCGCTCAAAGGAGTACCTGTGGGGCATTTTCAGACGCGGAAAGACTTCTCGACTTTAG
- the LOC108809581 gene encoding elongator complex protein 2, with amino-acid sequence MSEVSAKRVFIGAGCNRVVNNVSWGASGLLSFGAQNAVAIFCPKTAQILTTLPGHKASVNCTHWLPSSKFAFKAKHLDRHYLLSGDTDGVIILWELSTNSNNWRHVLQLPQSHKKGVTCITAFMCSETDAMFASGSSDGVVNVWDVSFPSQPSEECKVSCLDSISADSKAIVTLSLAELPQNPGRFTLAMGGLDNKIKLYCGERTGKFTSVCELKGHTDWIRSLDFSLPTEETTNSIMLVSSSQDKVIRIWKLVLVGDVGSWQREITLASYIEGPVFVSGRFTYQVSVESVLIGHEDWVYSVEWQPPVDGHQPLSILSASMDKTMMIWRPEKKTGVWVNVVCVGELSHCALGFYGGHWSPDGVSILAHGYGGSFHLWRNVSSSKESENWQMQKVPSGHFAAVTDITWARTGEYLLSVSQDQTTRVFSSWKSDEEDEHWHELARPQVHGHDINCVAMVQGKGNHRFVSGAEEKVVRVFEAPLSFLKTLNHTCAGGEGSFPEDLQADVQVLGANMSALGLSQKPIYLHSSSVQVERNGGGEGLETFETVPEAAPVELKEPPIEDQLAFHTLWPESHKLYGHGNELFSLCCDHSGSLVASSCKAQSAAMAEIWLWEVGTWKAVGRLQSHSLTVTHLEFSYDDTLLLSVSRDRHFSVFSIQRTDNGEVSHKLMAKVEAHKRIIWACSWNPFGHQFATSSRDKTVKIWSIEKDARVKQVLALPQFGSSVTAVAWTGLDQKEKTGCVAVGMESGLIELWNIKVKETEEGTTAALALKLEPFMCHVSAVNRLAWRPSESNQSLLRLTSCGDDNCVRVFDFKV; translated from the exons ATGTCCGAAGTCTCAGCGAAGAGAGTGTTCATAGGAGCAGGATGCAACAGAGTCGTCAATAACGTCTCTTGGGGAGCTTCTGGTCTCCTTTCCTTCGGTGCCCAAAACGCCGTTGCTATTTTCTGCCCtaag aCAGCACAGATTCTTACAACGCTCCCAGGTCACAAAGCTTCTGTCAATTGCACTCATTGGTTACCCAGTTCCAAGTTTGCTTTCAAAG CCAAGCATTTGGACCGGCATTATCTGCTCTCAGGTGATACAGATGGTGTCATCATCCTCTGGGAACTATCAACTAACAGCAACAAT TGGAGACATGTACTACAACTTCCACAGTCTCATAAGAAAGGTGTTACTTGCATCACCGCGTTCATGTGTTCTGAAACCGATGCAATGTTTGCTTCCGGTTCTTCAGATGGAGTTGTGAATGTCTGGGATGTTTCTTTTCCATCGCAGCCTAGTG AGGAATGCAAAGTTTCGTGCTTGGACTCTATCTCTGCTGACTCCAAAGCAATTGTAACGCTTTCGTTAGCGGAACTGCCTCAAAATCCTGGACGATTCACCCTGGCGATGGGTGGATTAGACAACAAAATCAAACTCTACTGTGGAGAAAGAACGGGGAAGTTCACTTCTGTCTGTGAGCTTAAAGGCCACACTGACTGGATCCGGAGTTTGGACTTTTCACTACCAACAGAAGAAACCACCAATAGTATTATGCTTGTGAGTTCTTCACAGGACAAAGTCATTAGAATCTGGAAGCTTGTGTTAGTCGGTGATGTTGGCTCATGGCAAAGAGAAATCACTCTTGCTTCTTACATCGAAGGTCCGGTTTTCGTCTCAGGGAGGTTCACATATCAGGTTTCAGTCGAATCTGTTCTCATTGGACATGAAGATTGGGTCTATTCCGTGGAGTGGCAGCCTCCAGTGGACGGCCACCAACCTTTGAGCATTTTATCGGCTTCGATGGACAAAACGATGATGATTTGGCGACCTGAGAAGAAAACTGGTGTGTGGGTTAACGTTGTGTGTGTAGGAGAGCTTAGTCACTGTGCTCTTGGCTTCTACGGTGGTCACTGGAGTCCAGATGGTGTGTCCATCCTTGCTCATGGATATGGTGGATCCTTTCATCTGTGGAGAAATGTTAGTAGCAGCAAAGAGTCTGAGAACTGGCAGATGCAGAAAGTCCCTTCAGGTCATTTTGCTGCTGTGACTGACATCACGTGGGCTAGAACCGGCGAGTACTTGCTGTCCGTGAGCCAAGATCAG ACCACCCGCGTGTTCTCGTCATGGAAGAGTGATGAGGAGGATGAGCATTGGCATGAACTGGCTCGCCCTCAGGTTCATGGTCATGACATTAATTGTGTGGCTATGGTTCAAGGTAAAGGCAACCACCGTTTTGTAAGTGGAGCAGAGGAGAAAGTTGTGAGGGTTTTCGAGGCTCCTCTATCTTTCTTGAAGACACTGAACCACACTTGTGCCGGAGGAGAAGGAAGCTTCCCTGAGGATCTACAAGCAGATGTGCAGGTCCTTGGCGCCAACATGTCTGCTCTTGGTTTATCACAGAAACCTATCTACTTACACT CTTCTAGTGTACAGGTGGAGAGAAATGGCGGAGGAGAAGGTTTGGAGACATTTGAAACGGTTCCAGAGGCTGCTCCGGTGGAGTTGAAGGAGCCTCCAATAGAAGATCAGCTTGCGTTTCATACTTTATGGCCTGAATCTCATAAACTCTATGGTCATGGTAATGAACTCTTTTCTCTCTGCTGTGACCACAGCGGAAGCCTTGTTGCTTCTTCATGTAAG GCTCAATCTGCAGCCATGGCGGAGATATGGCTATGGGAGGTTGGGACATGGAAAGCTGTTGGTCGTTTGCAATCTCACAGTTTAACAGTGACACACTTGGAGTTCTCTTATGACGACACTCTGCTCTTGTCTGTCTCCAGAGATCGCCACTTCTCAGTGTTCTCTATCCAAAGAACAG ACAATGGCGAGGTTAGTCACAAACTCATGGCAAAGGTTGAAGCACACAAGAGGATCATCTGGGCATGTTCATGGAACCCATTTGGCCACCAGTTCGCAACTTCATCAAGAGACAAGACAGTGAAGATCTGGTCCATTGAGAAAGACGCTCGCGTCAAACAGGTTCTTGCCTTGCCTCAGTTTGGGAGCAGTGTCACTGCCGTGGCTTGGACGGGACTAGACCAGAAGGAGAAGACCGGGTGCGTAGCGGTCGGGATGGAAAGTGGACTGATTGAGCTGTGGAACATAAAGGttaaagaaacagaggaagggACAACAGCAGCTCTTGCTCTGAAGCTTGAACCGTTCATGTGTCATGTCTCGGCCGTGAACAGGTTAGCGTGGAGACCATCCGAGAGTAACCAGAGCTTGCTGAGGTTAACTTCTTGTGGGGATGATAATTGCGTTAGAGTTTTTGACTTCAAGGTCTGA